Proteins from a genomic interval of Lathamus discolor isolate bLatDis1 chromosome 11, bLatDis1.hap1, whole genome shotgun sequence:
- the LOC136020249 gene encoding protein-glutamine gamma-glutamyltransferase 6-like yields MADLTPTHISWQPSVNASAHHTDRYANTELTVRRGQAFTITLYFNRPKQNGESLAFVTEIGPSPSESHRTKAVFNLSEVGASGWSAVQGPSEAGYMNFTISSPANAVIGRYNLILHVTSGNKIFSRFLGQFVLLFNPWCPGDDVYMDNENERQEYVLNENGIIFVGNAKYIEARGWYYGQFQDNLLNICLTMLDLSLYYRQDPAIDVSRRGDPKYVGRVISSMINGNDNDNGVLLGKWQGSFHSDENPSRWDGSVVILQKWRQDNYKPVQYGQCWVFAGVMCTVLRCLGIPTRLVSNFNSAHDVDRNLSIDKYYDSSGKSLNIGKDSTWDYHVWNESWFIRPDLGTSYNGWQVLDATPQEQSKGLFQCGPASVTAIKEGDVDLDYDTLFVYTEVNADCNRWIVYHDGTKKRVYCDTEIIGRFISTKAVGSNSRVDVTYSYKYPEGSPEERRIYKKALAKIFGPNITERHRESPDERPSENIRNPGISGKFKLAEPPVFGKDITLILILSNLSFDHKTVKVDMNASAILYTRRAVAEILKATTSVDLGSKQGKHIRLKIPYSYYGKYLTTDKRIQVTALCEVIHMHGVKLLVEKTIILEDTNIIIKIPRRVVVNKAVSLEISYANPLPEPVKRCVLLVTLMNQQVKIHLAPLAPRERSKIYFEFTPRRTGPLQLQVDFSCDKFSHVKGFVTIAVAPA; encoded by the exons ATGGCAG aTCTGACACCAACACATATCAGCTGGCAGCCATCAGTAAATGCAAGCGCACACCATACTGACAGGTATGCCAACACCGAGTTGACTGTGAGGCGAGGACAAGCCTTCACTATTACTCTGTACTTCAACAGACCAAAGCAGAATGGAGAGAGCCTAGCATTTGTCACTGAAATAG GACCATCCCCCTCAGAATCTCATCGTACAAAGGCTGTATTTAACCTCTCTGAGGTGGGGGCGAGTGGATGGAGTGCTGTCCAAGGACCCAGTGAGGCTGGTTATATGAACTTTACAATATCCAGCCCAGCCAATGCTGTCATTGGACGATACAACCTCATCCTCCATGTAACATCAGGGAACAAGatcttctccagatttctggGGCAGTTTGTGTTACTCTTCAACCCTTGGTGCCCAG GTGACGATGTCTACATGGATAATGAAAACGAGAGACAAGAATATGTCctaaatgaaaatggaataatCTTCGTGGGTAACGCAAAGTACATTGAAGCAAGAGGATGGTACTATGGGCAG TTTCAAGATAATCTTCTGAACATCTGTCTCACCATGCTTGATCTGAGCCTGTACTATCGTCAGGACCCAGCCATTGATGTATCCCGAAGAGGAGATCCTAAATATGTAGGCCGAGTAATCAGTTCTATG aTCAATGGAAATGATAATGATAATGGAGTTCTCCTGGGAAAGTGGCAAGGAAGTTTCCATTCAGACGAGAATCCATCCAGATGGGATGGTAGTGTGGTAATCCTCCAGAAATGGCGTCAGGACAACTACAAGCCCGTCCAGTATGGCCAGTGCTGGGTTTTTGCAGGTGTCATGTGTACAG tTCTAAGGTGCTTGGGGATTCCTACTCGTTTGGTTTCAAATTTCAACTCTGCCCATGATGTGGACAGAAACCTGAGTATTGATAAGTACTATGACAGCTCTGGAAAGAGTCTTAATATCGGCAAGGATTCCACGTg GGATTATCACGTCTGGAATGAAAGCTGGTTCATTCGCCCAGACCTGGGAACATCATACAATGGGTGGCAGGTTTTGGATGCGACTCCACAAGAACAAAGTAAAG gATTATTTCAGTGTGGTCCTGCATCTGTGACAGCCATCAAAGAAGGTGATGTAGACTTGGATTATGACACATTATTTGTGTATACGGAGGTGAATGCTGATTGCAACAGATGGATTGTATACCACGATGGAACTAAGAAAAGAGTTTATTGTGATACCGAAATAATTGGCAGGTTTATCAGCACCAAAGCTGTGGGCAGCAACTCCCGTGTGGATGTCACCTATAGTTACAAATATCCAGAAG GTTCTCCTGAGGAAAGACGAATTTATAAAAAGGCCTTGGCCAAGATTTTTGGACCAAACATCACAGAAAGACACAGAGAATCTCCAGATGAAAGGCCCTCAGAGAATATTAGAAACCCTGGGATCTCTGGGAAATTCAAGCTGGCTGAACCTCCAGTATTTGGCAAAGACATTACCCTGATCTTAATTCTCAGTAATCTATCTTTTGACCACAAGACTGTGAAGGTGGACATGAATGCGTCAGCCATCCTGTACACAAGGAGAGCAGTGGCAGAGATCCTGAAGGCAACCACTTCTGTGGATCTTGGGTCTAAACAAG GGAAACATATCCGATTAAAGATCCCTTATTCTTATTATGGAAAATATCTGACTACCGACAAAAGGATCCAAGTTACTGCTTTGTGTGAAGTCATCCACATGCATGGGGTAAAGTTGCTGGTGGAGAAGACAATCATTTTAGAGGACACAAACATTATCATTAAG ATTCCTCGGCGGGTTGTAGTGAACAAAGCTGTTTCTCTAGAGATCTCATATGCCAATCCCCTTCCTGAACCTGTGAAGCGGTGTGTACTGCTAGTGACTTTGATGAATCAACAGGTCAAGATACA tctgGCACCACTGGCACCAAGAGAGAGAtcaaaaatttattttgaattcaCACCTCGCAGGACTGGGCCCTTACAGCTGCAAGTAGACTTCTCCTGTGACAAATTTTCCCATGTCAAGGGATTTGTAACCATTGCAGTAGCACCTGCATAA
- the LOC136020643 gene encoding protein-glutamine gamma-glutamyltransferase 6-like, with the protein MVQQNSLFKLFTKNNVLINLPCVFLALKIANVNWQSKLNKAAHHTSDYSSTEAILRRGQDFNITLNLRTTVQSGDNFTFIASTGPSPAESQQTKAIFNLSEEGASGWSATQKPSEPGCMNIVIFSPANAVIGRYKLKLHIVSGNKSSSTLLGQFVLLFNPWCPNDDVYMANEKERWEYVLNESGIIFQGLEKHIQQEAWNYGQFEEDILDISLAILDRSLNHCQDPAVDVSNRNNPIYVSRVVSAMVNSNDEKGVVEGKWNGKYRSGTNPLQWSGSVTILRKWYRGRYKPVRYGQCWVFAGVMCTVLRSLGIPTRVITNFNSAHDRNINLSVDKYVDVSGKTLHLTEDSVWNFHVWNESWFIRRDLGSFYDGWQVLDATPQERSKGIYQCGPASTRAIKEGDVNLDYDSSFVFAAVNADYVTWIHYSNKRKERIYSNTRKIGKFISTKAVGTNSRVDVTANYKYPEGSRKERQVYKKALKLLGVKSTGKRTKIKRHRRQSSVAWRQNMTQPAQTPSISGKLILDASPVIGQDILLTLALKNLISDFKTVKVKLRASAILYTRKHKAEILQLSRCIKLGSEEVKKISIKISYSQYKNALMDDRKILVTAVCETKQGASLLVEKDIVLHHPFLTIKVLGPTVVHKAVNVQVTFTNPLPEVVTDCVLRAEGSGLLKEQLRINVARMDPMESSTVQFEIIPYSSGTRQLQVDLVCIHFSDIKGFVMLDVAPAQ; encoded by the exons ATGGTACAGCAGAACAGCCTCTTCAAACTTTTTACAAA GAACAATGTTTTAATTAACTTGCCTTGTGTCTTTCTAGCCTTGAAAATAGCAAATGTCAACTGGCAATCCAAACTAAATAAAGCTGCACACCACACCTCTGattacagcagcacagaagcaaTCTTGAGGAGAGGTCAGGACTTCAACATAACTCTGAACCTCCGAACAACAGTGCAATCTGGGGACAACTTCACCTTTATCGCAAGCACAG GACCATCTCCAGCAGAATCACAGCAGACCAAAGCCATATTTAACCTTTCTGAAGAGGGTGCCAGTGGCTGGAGTGCAACCCAAAAGCCCAGTGAGCCTGGCTGCATGAACATCGTAATATTCAGCCCAGCCAATGCTGTCATTGGACGATACAAACTCAAGCTCCATATTGTTTCTGGGAACAAGAGCTCTTCAACACTCCTGGGCCAATTTGTGCTACTCTTCAATCCCTGGTGTCCAA ATGATGACGTCTATATGGCTAATGAAAAGGAGCGATGGGAGTATGTCCTGAATGAGAGCGGAATCATATTTCAGGGACTGGAAAAACATATTCAACAAGAAGCTTGGAACTATGGACAG tttgaagaGGATATCCTTGATATCTCTCTGGCTATACTGGATCGAAGCCTGAACCACTGCCAAGATCCAGCTGTTGATGTATCCAACCGAAACAATCCTATCTATGTGAGCAGGGTTGTCAGTGCTATG GTTAACAGCAATGACGAAAAAGGAGTAGTGGAAGGGAAGTGGAATGGCAAGTACCGCTCAGGAACCAACCCCCTGCAGTGGAGTGGAAGCGTGACCATCCTTCGAAAGTGGTACAGGGGGAGATACAAACCTGTCCGGTATGGCCAGTGCTGGGTCTTTGCAGGAGTAATGTGCACAG TTCTGCGATCCTTGGGAATACCTACTCGTGTTATTACAAACTTCAACTCTGCTCATGACAGGAATATAAATCTAAGTGTTGATAAGTACGTTGATGTTTCTGGAAAGACCCTGCACTTGACCGAAGACAGTGTGTG GAATTTCCATGTTTGGAATGAAAGCTGGTTCATTAGAAGAGATCTTGGCTCTTTTTATGATGGATGGCAGGTTCTGGATGCAACACCCCAGGAAAGGAGCAAAG GCATATATCAGTGTGGTCCTGCCTCCACTAGAGCCATTAAGGAAGGGGATGTGAACCTGGATTATGACAGTTCATTTGTATTTGCAGCAGTGAATGCTGACTATGTTACTTGGATTCACTAtagcaacaaaagaaaagagagaatttaTTCCAATACTAGGAAGATTGGAAAATTTATCAGCACCAAAGCAGTGGGCACCAACTCCCGTGTGGATGTCACTGCTAATTACAAATATCCAGAAG GATCCCGGAAAGAAAGGCAGGTGTATAAAAAGGCATTGAAGCTGCTTGGTGTGAAAAGCACTGGGAAAAGAACCAAAATTAAAAGACACAGAAGACAATCTTCAGTAGCATGGAGACAAAATATGACACAGCCTGCACAAACCCCCAGTATCTCAGGGAAGCTGATCCTTGATGCATCTCCTGTAATTGGCCAGGACATCCTCCTAACCTTGGCACTCAAGAACTTAATCTCAGATTTCAAGACCGTAAAGGTTAAACTGAGGGCTTCAGCCATTCTCTACACAAGAAAACATAAGGCAGAGATTTTGCAGTTGTCCAGGTGTATCAAACTTGGATCTGAAGAag TGAAAAAGATTTCAATCAAGATCTCCTATTCCCAGTATAAAAATGCTCTGATGGATGACAGGAAGATCCTAGTGACTGCTGTGTGTGAAACCAAACAGGGAGCCTCGCTTCTAGTGGAGAAGGATATTGTACTTCATCATCCTTTTCTAACCATCAAG GTCCTTGGTCCAACAGTGGTACACAAGGCTGTCAATGTGCAGGTCACATTTACCAACCCACTGCCTGAAGTGGTGACAGACTGTGTCTTGAGAGCAGAAGGTAGCGGCCTGCTCAAAGAGCAACTCAGAATCAA TGTGGCAAGAATGGACCCCATGGAGAGCTCAACAGTCCAATTTGAAATCATACCCTACAGCAGTGGCACAAGGCAGCTTCAGGTGGACTTGGTTTGCATCCATTTTTCAGATATTAAGGGGTTTGTGATGCTTGATGTGGCTCCTGCTCAGTGA